CAATTTTCACAGTTGtaaattgtaaaataaaaggTATATATATGATGACAAAATGTTTGAGCGTGTACCAGCACTTCTTGTATCAACTTGTTGTGAGAGTATAATGTATATCTTTTGGTGTACATACAAATACTACTAAATAACTTGCAGATAAATAATGACGACTACGTTTTACTTATATACTTATACTACACGATGCGTGGTTTTATTCTGGTTTAGTTATATTATCATAGACTACGTGTTTACACGACCCTTTTATTCCGGTTTAGTTATATCAATATAGTATACAAAATGCATATCtgtcgatatatatataaatatacccgCGTCTGCATATACAAAACCGGAATGTAAACGTAGTCATAAACTACATTCCACGTTACACGGCGCATTTATTCCGGTTTTACATAATACAGACGGGTATATTTATGATATATGAATAGatatgtattatttttttatatctatattAATATAACTAAACCGGAATAAGAGCGCCGTGTAAACACgtatggccgttttctccgacgcggttcaaacgGGCAGTAGTAGTGGTAGAGCGTATATAATATCAAAAGGCGTATGTAGTGAAACAGCGAAAGAACTAGAGAAAAATAACTAGGAGGAGCGGGCGGCGAGGAGGAGGAaaagaagcagcagcagcagcagcaagcAGCAAgcagcaaagaaaaaaagagagagaagaagaatcAACCACCATTACCACCCCACCGTCATGATCATGATGTCGTCGTCGCGGCGGCGCGGCGGGCGGCGGGCGGCGGTACGAGAGAACAACAGTAGTAACAACCGTAACAACACACAAATTGGGCGGCCCCTGAGTTCTTTGGGGCATCTTTGCACGCACTGTGGTATTGTTGGAATTTAAACGAAGAGAAACGctatataaaaaaacaactgagaatttaatagtcgAATCAATAAAAACAATGTCCGAATACGATCAGGTGAAAAGGGTAAAATTAACTTTGAAAGGCGAAAAACACAAGTATGGATGATGAAATAACGTTGCTATATGTGTCGAGCTTTGATTCGCAAACTTATTCTCAATGTAAAAACGATCCgtgttttctattttttagaTCCAAGAAAAGGAAGCACAAGAAAGAAGGAAGCGATGAAAAAACAGTAAGCCTAAAGGAGGATGATTCTGCAATTCACGGTGCGAAGCACGTTATTTTTCAAGCGATTTTATTAAAGGGATATCCCTAAAACTGATGAATTTTCGGATATCCCTTCAATAAATATCCccaaatcattttatttaatgataCTCGAGTCATTTTATAGCACATGCAAGAAAAAGCTCttgttgataaataaaattggcTGTGCGTTGTGCGATGACACTTTCTTCTTGTCCACTAGTGTATAAACACAATTGCTCTGTTGGGACAGCGACAGACTTTGACAAAAATGAGTCGCCTCGAGTCTTGGTCAAATTTGAACATTCTTAGAATTCTACTAATGAAAAATGGCtgacaataaaaatatccGTCTCGGATATTgcgaaaattgcatttttttttttttatcatttaacCCACGAACCCAAAATATTCTTTCAATGCCGCAATGAAATATCAAATGTCCAGGCGGTTGGTGGAAAGTAAGCAACATTTCCGAGATAACTGGTACAGTAGCGATACAGTACGGCAAGGGAACCTATGTGAAAGCACTGGATAACGGATTATTTACTTTGGGAGCTCCTCATGACGAAGGCGAGGGTCCATCTCCGGAAGAAATTCTCACAGCATTTCCAGTTAACGATACAAAAGTAGCCCTCAAATCGGGATATGGAAAATATTTAGGAGTCGATCAAAGAGGTATAGTGATAGGTAGAAGCGACGCCGTCGGAGCTATGGAACAGTGGGAACCAATTTTTCAAGTATTGTATCGCTGACAAACTCGTATCTTTATCTCTGAAATAATCAAAGTTATTCAAATTCGATTGGCTATTCATCAGGATGATAAGTTGGCTATACTGAGCACAACCAATCGCTTCATTTCCATAACCGACCAGGATGACGTTGTTTGCAACATCAAGACTGCCGGACCGAAAGAATACTTATCCATCAGAAGTATGATACAAAGAGTGGAAGATCCTAACAAAGACGTTCCCATTGACGAACGAGGATCGCTCAACGATATAGAAGTCAATTATGTGTAAATtatattattgaaatttgatCAAGACCTCTTCCATTTCAAGCATATCTATATCTTAACGTTAACGTGGAATTGCTTTCCCTTTTACAGACGAAAGTTCCAGAAATTCCAAGACAAAAAATTACGTATCCATAAAGGTGATCGGGAAGAATTGAAAAAGGCTAAAATCGAGGGCAGCCTTCACGAGACGCTCCTCGATAGAAGAAGCAAAATGAAAGCCGATCGTTACTGCAAATAAAACGTCAAAACGTTGGCGGCTGCGTTTTATCAATTGTCTATTAACACTTTCGTCAACGCCTCtcgaatgaaacgaattttcacaCTGCTCTACGAAAAAAtagttaaaatttttctctgttCATGCACTGCAAGTTCGAACGGAATTTGCtacggaattgaaaaaaagctaTATATACCATTCAAATTTCTTTCCTACGTAACGCATTATCCGGATAAACGTGGACGGGGGAAATGACAcagttacaaaaaaattgaaataaaaaaatgtatcgattcgtATCTACAATTCAGATAggtcgttttgttttttgccTTCGTCACGTACAATCTAACGTTACATCAGCGTTACAGCGTATATAATgataattataatatttcatgatgtttattaaaatatttcctGCCACTATCTCTTCGAAAATTTAcagaacgattgaaaaattaaaactaTTATCATAGAATTGTACTTTCATAGAAAGAAATTGAACCGCGCTGTGAGTGTAGAACGTATGCAGGATATCGTTGGAACGAAgataatatgtatatatt
This sequence is a window from Venturia canescens isolate UGA chromosome 8, ASM1945775v1, whole genome shotgun sequence. Protein-coding genes within it:
- the FRG1 gene encoding protein FRG1 homolog codes for the protein MSEYDQVKRVKLTLKGEKHKSKKRKHKKEGSDEKTVSLKEDDSAIHGGWWKVSNISEITGTVAIQYGKGTYVKALDNGLFTLGAPHDEGEGPSPEEILTAFPVNDTKVALKSGYGKYLGVDQRGIVIGRSDAVGAMEQWEPIFQDDKLAILSTTNRFISITDQDDVVCNIKTAGPKEYLSIRSMIQRVEDPNKDVPIDERGSLNDIEVNYVRKFQKFQDKKLRIHKGDREELKKAKIEGSLHETLLDRRSKMKADRYCK